ggaaagccattcgtaaaactccgacccgcttattctgtaaggctgctcttttcatttgttgtaaagggaataaaaatgaaaaccactgcaaagtttcgtgcctcgagacgctttCGTTGTGCagatacaaaaaaattgtcacCCTGAGtgagcccgaaaagtttcgggacttttgataAACAGGCCCCAGGTCCCGAGAACGCTCCATTTATGGGTGATCTGAGCGGGTCACTCACTATGCACCACTGCCTTTTTCTTCCGTTTGATATAGCTTAATAGTAAGGTTAATACATTAGGAATGTCTCAACACGATTAAGAACTTAAACTGAACATAAATGTCCAATACAGCTGTTTAACGAGAATCCAACTTCAATGCCGAGGCGCGATTGAAGTGTCACTAGATAAAATGTCCCCTGATGCCAAGGAACTTTACCTTATACTGTTTGTTGGGGGGGTTCTAGTGATGACGAGTATCTGGAAGACATTTTGTTACGTCTACTTAAAGTAGTATGTTCCCTCTCAGTCTGCGTCGATATTTAGGATAGCCCTGATTGTCTGGGTGCAAACTGCGTGATAGAGTGGAGTTAGGGGCCACGGTGGACAAATCTGATCGGTTGTGTGGGTTAGCTTGGAACTCAACTCGGCTGCATGAAAAGTCAAACGCCACTCTGCCTGGAATCCATAATAGTGATaatggttagagcactgcaccggcatcgcagaggtcatgggttcgagtcccgttgagtcacctgaatttttcaggttcactagacaattgcttaaattgtccagcaagtgcgaggatcatatcttcatttgagtaataatgatgatgacgacaacgacGAGGTTGATTCTGGTGGCAGAAACAACGGTGAAATGTTTTTTCCATGTTTGCTTACACAGCTGTTCCCGTATTCAGACAGTCCTGAAGAACGCATCGATCTCTTACATTTCACTAtagaaaaactttttttttcaatgctaATGGACTATCTTATGTAAGTCTCTCACGGTTGTATTTGTCACTTGTTCATCCCTCAGCCGTACATCACTACAGACGAACTGCGACGTGAGTTGCCATCTGATCAAGCCGAGTATTGCATTGCCAGAATGGCTCCTTATGAAGGACCAGATGCCATCCCTGGTGCGTTAGACTACATGTCATTCTCAACTGCGTTGTATGGAGAGAGCGACTTGTAGCACAGGCGGGGTATAGAATAGAAGTAGCAAATATTGCATTAACTACAACTTTTATATTAGTATGCTTGTTAGGAGTGGGCGGTTTTTGCTTCGGGAATGTTttgtttctgaaaaaaaaaatccaacagTGTAGCCTTTTCTATGTGTTATTGTTGTGGtggaccgttttttttttttagaaattccTTTATCAGCCGACGAGCGTCGAAAATAGAAAAGGTGATATTTTCATTGTCGAAGGAGTTAGCTTTagtaatttttctcttctttttcgttttcataTAACATCTTTAAAGTATCATAGATCAGTTTTTCGTTGCGTTTTTGATCTAGTTTGCCTCGTAGCGCCTAAGCTTAATAAGAAGCAAAAGATCAAACTTATGGGTAAATGGTATTGTTGGCGCAGGTAACAAACAATTGCAATGAAATTGCTGCTGTCGATGACATCACAAACTTATAAGCgttatttttgtcaaaagtAAACGAAAAAAGCACATTTCATTGAGACCGCACTAGTACAAACTAAGTATTTGCCTATCTTCAAGACTTCCTTTGTACCTTGAGACATGGTATTTATCTGCTGACATGGGATTTCAGTAACCGCGGGCCTTTCGTTTGAACCGTGGTTAGTGTGGTAAATAATTTATACCGGACTGAAAGCTTAAATTGGCTTAAATCTGTGTGCGAACTATGCAACAACTATCGCAATGTATCAGCGCTAGAGAAACCAAAGCGGTTTTTGTATCAATGCATTGAAGCAAGTTGTTCAGCAGATCTTTTTGTACAGGTCGAGGCTAAATGCTTTAATTCTCAATGTAGACTACGTACTGAAAAGTAAAGATAAATAAAATGCAAGCCTTTGATTGCGGTGATGTCCTTTGTATTTGTAAGCGTTATACTGATGGCCAATCATGAGCGAATGAGGCATGGCGGTAAATAAAGTCATAATTATCGTGGATAATTCTAACCGTGAGCTCCCCTGCGTAGCTAACTGTGCATAAAAATGCTGCAAAAACAGATTTGGCCAATGAAGTGATACTCTCGACACTTCGGCACATGCGCTATCAACTCCTCTTGGTATTTTGATATTTGTTAGTTGAGAGCTTTTGAGGTATGTCGTGTCCATAAAGCTGATCACACGCTGAAACATTTCCataaaattggaaaatttcaCCTTACGTCTAATACATAGAACAATGTCTATCACGCGCTGCATTTCCCTGTGATTGCAGAGGATTTAGATCAAAATCTCAAGTAATCCAGCTCGAGGCTAAACAACCACTGTAGTGAATAATATTGCTGCCAACGAAAATTTGATGTGTTAGTGTATCCACATTAAAATGGCTGCCAGGGAATGAAGAGGCGGATACTTAACCATGTGGGtgcttcaaattttgaagaaactGTACTGCGCGATAATGCTACTACAGACGTAGTTTTAAGGCCATGATGATTTTTAGACACtgcacatttttgttttcatttgagCGTTAGGTTGCTCGCGCATTTTTCAggctgtcactaaaagtggacggggacgtgggacgcgggacgtggggacgcggggacgtggggacgcgaGGACTTCGGAGACGCGCGGGGATTCAAGGACATGATAAATAGCACCTGACCTTTGCGCTGAATTGGCAACATACTtttttttgagggtcaaatgtaaaataatctaatatgcTGGAGAGTTTGTCAGACCAGTAGCTGATGATTTCCAGCGTCCATGGTTCCTCCTTGCCTATTTTACCGAGAGAGCTCTGTTGGCGGAAAATGAATAACGTCGTGCTTAATTTCTAGCTCTATTCACTCGGAAAGGTTAGATGTAGTAGTGTTTAGGTAAATGGACAGAACACAAATTTCTTAGTAAAACAACAGGGTTAACTTGAAAATTGGTATATGTTTTCAGCTGGCATGCACAACTTATCTTAGTGATTAAATattgttgctttgaaacttgCGAAATTAGTCCTGAATAAACATTCATGTTGTCTTCAATTCAATTAAGAATAAACAAATAACTTCTTTGTTGAGATCATAGATTAATTACATTCGTAAACACCGATGTAATTAATCACTTCCTATCGAAATGTAAACCAGTAATATGGACATGTACTTTTCTGCGATTCCCACTCTCCAGGTCGAGAtcaatacgagataaacaattTTTGGACAACGCCTTTCCTGAGGTAAACATAACCATCTAAATTAGAGAGGATTCGGCACGGATGTTCAACTGGATTGACATGAAAGCTCAGTTACTTTCCAGGAAAGTCCTTCATGGCTGCCCACGACGTTTAAGACCCCCTGCGTTGGAACTATTCCGCCAATAGAGCTCTCTCGGTAAAATAGGCAAGGAGGAACCATGGACGCTGGAAATCATCAGCTACTGGTCTGACAAACTCTCCAgcatattagattattttacatttgaccctcaaaaaaaagtattttactaATTCAGCGCAAAAGTCAGGTGCTGTTTGTTTATCACGTCCTCGAATCCCCGCGCGTCTCCGAGTCCCGAAGTCCtcgcgtccccacgtccccgcgtccccgcgtccccgcgtccccactTCCCCACatccccgcgtccccgcgtcccacgtccccgcgtcccacgtcccatgtccccgtcccacttttagtgacagccCATTTTTTCAGTTGCTTTCAAATCACTGATGAAgaatggaatttctggcgtttgagtgtatacgaattagccggaaatgaaatatttctacGGCACTGGAGCAGTGGCGACTGGGACTAGTCCGGTCGAAGTGCATAATATGTTGTCAAGGAGGACTATATAAGAGCTTTGTAGCACGTGGGatagtcattctaggccgacacctcgTTTGACTTTggatattttgtttctttttggaaaTTTATTTCCAAGTATAACGTTTTTTTAGCCAACGCGTTTAGATGCTTTTGAATTTTAGAGCCTCGTAGGACGGGCTATTTAGAGCTTGAgccatggttcctacccagatttcctgccgtGTTTTTTTCTCCAATGGGGTTTTTTTCAGGCAgattttttctggcctccgtctgACAGTAGCATCTGTGTAAACTGTCGCTCAGCTCTGTCTTTTGTTTTATACCGAATACTTAGATCTTGTATTATAGGTTGTAGTATAACGTATCGTTGTAGTTACTGGTGCTCGGCCTAAACGGCCataataaacctaatggtttttTGCTTATGTTGTGTACTGCGTGATGGAGCTGAAATGGGAGTACCCTCGAAACGCTTGGTTGCCATTTAAAATTGTTTAGCGCAAATTTGAACTTTCCTTCACCTTCCGATGTCTATACTTAGCCATCTTGCATTTTCAGGCTAGGTTACTCATGTTCTCATTTGAGCCACAGATAAAGGGAGCATTTATTGTTAGACGGACATCACTTCAAGTAGATTAGGCAATTCATCGGCATTTTCTCATAGTTTTGTAATCGCTGATATTTTCCATTTAATTCTGACTAATTGAATTGAAGTTCAAGAACAGTAATTCTTTTGTCTTACTGAtggcaaaaaaggaaaacaagataTATAACAATAAGCGTTTTCGTCTCTTTTGCATTGCCTAACATTAATGAGTAATTCCTATTTTAATTACTTACAAGTCCATTAGTCTGTGCTATTTAGCTGATCCAAAATCCTCCAGTCATTGTAAATGATTAAATGAAAACTTCCCGAGCGCAAAACCattgtaaaaatatttttttggctatGAAGTTAACTACAATGGATTTGATTGAAGTACAGTTAAATTGCAATCATAggtttttaattgttttaaagGGGCGTTGTCACTTAGCTTGACTTTTTGTAGATCAAAATTAAGCTTCTATTATGATTGCATTGTATGAATTTTGGCGGGATAAATTAATCCTTCATCTTTTAATTGATTTATACAGTTCTTGGTAACGAAGTTGCGATGTCATTTTCATGGTGCTCATTGATACAAAGATGATGTTGATGTGCCTCTTTCTGCCCATCCCCATTAATAAGAGCGCTGATTACATCATACACGATACATCTCCTGCTACTAATAATGCCTTGGAGAAATCTTGGACAGCAAGATTTCTCCTGCCCCCGAAGGATCAAATTCTTCAACATTCAACGTTGACCGCCGAGATTTCAAGCTAATGGGGCTGTCAACTTGTGAAGTAAATGGCTGTTGATTGCCTTTCCTGTGAATGATACTTGATGAAAACGATGACACTGCTTTCCCAAAACTAATGCCAACAGTCCGTGCCCTCTCTCTTGCTACGCGACAAGGACAAAGCAAAGCAGCAAACGCGCGGCGAAACTGCGGGAACTTGTGCGCATAAAGAACAGGATTGATAGCAGAGTTGCTGTATTGAAGAAATTTGACGGCGCAAATGGCCTGCCAGGTTGGTGAAATCTGTGGCTTTACGTAAGAAATCAATGAAAGTGTAAAAAAAGGAAGCCAGCCAATCATAAAGAAGGCGATCATGAGAAATACTGTCTTGGCAACACGAACCTCATTGCGAAGATTCCTTCTAAGCTTATAAGTGATGTGTATATTGCTCAAACGAAGCGATATCAACACAATGGCTTGTGTTATGCACACAATAAATAGCGGAATAAAGAAACAAAGGATGATGACAGACAGATTGTAAGCCTTTGGTGCTAACTTCATTCCTGGCTTGGAGCAAATAGCAACCGGAATTGCCACCGTCCAAATGAGAGCCAGGGTAAATAAATAACGTTTGCCCGTATAGATTCGATGTCTAAGAGGCCATACAACAGCACAAAGCCTGTCCCAACTCAAGGCTACAAGATGTAATATGGACCCAACACCACCAAGTATGTCGAACATGACCCAGGTGTTGTGTAATAAGGCATACCACTTCTCTTCTTGCAACTGACCTGCAAACGTAACGACAATCCACCAAGGAATGGAGATAATCCCAACGAAACAATCTGTGGCAGCTAAGGAAACAATGAAGTAGTTTGTATGAGTTCTGAGAAACGTGTTCTTCCAAAAAGAAACGATTACGAGACCATTGCCTAACAAAACCACCAAAGCGACGACGGAATATGCAACTGCCCAAGGAATAATCAGATGGTTCATCTTCAAGAAACTTTAGCACTGATTTTCTTAATTTAAGGGATCTCTTGTGCAGTCTGTCATCGAaggctttgaaaagaatgtaaaCAAAGAGAGTAATCAATTATTTGCAATTGACGACAGTTGGTGTGTATTAATTGTAATGTGTTTTCTTGTATTGTTTCTTTCGCCGCTATCCTTGCAGTTAAGCAGATCGTTCAGTGTGGAAAATACGCAGGTTAAAGGATATACTTCTTTTTCGAGGAAATAATatattatcaattttttttcttaaataatcATAATATGAAGATTGCTAAAAGGGGTTTTGTCTCCAAAGGCACATATCAGTTAAATGATACATCCTATCAGTTCCTgaggaagaaggaaaaaaaaaaaggaaataaaaaaaaaaaaaaaaaaaaaaaaaaaaaaaaaaagaaaaaaaaaaaaaaaaacgcgtaTCTGATTCGAGATGGCGACAGATCGAGAACCAAAGATGAAAtataattttcaatttctttccagAAGGTCAATTTATAAGTAACTGAGAGATGAGCGATTTAATCAGCGCTAGCCGTAAATATTATTAATTGCAAATCGCACGTTTTTACATAGTTTTATTAAGTTTTTACTCGGAGAAAAGGAGAAAATAATGACAGAAGAAATTATGCTTTGTG
This genomic window from Acropora muricata isolate sample 2 chromosome 2, ASM3666990v1, whole genome shotgun sequence contains:
- the LOC136908806 gene encoding adenosine receptor A3-like, with product MNHLIIPWAVAYSVVALVVLLGNGLVIVSFWKNTFLRTHTNYFIVSLAATDCFVGIISIPWWIVVTFAGQLQEEKWYALLHNTWVMFDILGGVGSILHLVALSWDRLCAVVWPLRHRIYTGKRYLFTLALIWTVAIPVAICSKPGMKLAPKAYNLSVIILCFFIPLFIVCITQAIVLISLRLSNIHITYKLRRNLRNEVRVAKTVFLMIAFFMIGWLPFFTLSLISYVKPQISPTWQAICAVKFLQYSNSAINPVLYAHKFPQFRRAFAALLCPCRVARERARTVGISFGKAVSSFSSSIIHRKGNQQPFTSQVDSPISLKSRRSTLNVEEFDPSGAGEILLSKISPRHY